One stretch of Pararhizobium qamdonense DNA includes these proteins:
- a CDS encoding MerR family transcriptional regulator codes for MKNISIGEAARKSGVKVPTIRYYEGIGLLREPSRSEGNQRSYEQSDLNRLTFIRHARELGFEVEAIRTLLSLQDNPLQSCASADAIAKARLIEVEQRIRSLMALKAELEMMVEGCGHGRVDQCRVIEVLADHAQCTHHGH; via the coding sequence ATGAAAAATATCAGTATTGGCGAGGCGGCGCGAAAAAGCGGCGTCAAGGTGCCGACTATCCGCTATTATGAAGGCATCGGCCTCTTGCGTGAGCCAAGCCGCAGCGAGGGCAATCAGCGCTCCTACGAGCAATCCGACCTCAATCGCCTGACCTTCATCCGCCATGCCCGCGAACTCGGTTTCGAGGTGGAGGCCATCCGCACGCTTCTCAGCCTGCAGGACAATCCCCTGCAATCCTGCGCGTCCGCCGATGCCATCGCCAAAGCAAGACTCATCGAGGTGGAACAGCGTATCCGCAGCCTGATGGCGCTGAAGGCCGAGCTGGAAATGATGGTGGAGGGGTGCGGCCATGGCCGGGTCGATCAGTGCCGGGTGATCGAGGTTCTCGCCGATCACGCCCAGTGCACGCATCACGGCCATTAA
- a CDS encoding heavy metal translocating P-type ATPase, with amino-acid sequence MAEATQTRYRVEGMDCASCASKIDTAVRRMPGVTDVSVSVTAGTMTVKHDDVSDLTAIAKKVTGLGYSVSQIAGKTAPVADTKQACCGHDHGDQSHDGHDHSKHDQAKHDHADHDHNGHDHAGHDHAKPAAKDAVEGLHGHDHRPTNGPWWASKKGRLTILSGAALVIAYGVGHLVPSIASYAFIVAMLIGLIPIARRAIMAAMAGTPFSIEMLMTIAAIGAVIINAGEEAAAVVFLFLVGELLEGVAAGKARQSIQSLAALVPKEALVEENGQTRTVPAESLAVGATILIRPGDRISADGVILSGESAIDEAPVTGESTPVRKGVDEKVFAGTINGDAALRVRVTATAADNTIARVVKLVEEAQESKAPTERFIDRFSRYYTPGVVIVAALVAIIPPLFFGGQWGEWVYKGLAILLIGCPCALVISTPAAIAASLSAGARRGLLLKGGAVLETLGTITAVALDKTGTLTEGKPKVTDILAFGHSEADVLIFAAALETGSSHPLAKAILERAATDKVAVPAVSDAKALGGKGVTATVDGKAVFLGSPQSAGDRIALSADQTAAITALNDEGKTVSVLIIGETLAGAIAMRDEPRPDAKSGLKALTDAGVKIVMLTGDNTRTATAIGKQLGIEVRAELMPEDKQRIVGELKQQGFTVAKVGDGINDAPALAAADIGIAMGGGTDVALETADAAVLHGRVGDVAEMIDLSKRTMSNIRQNIIIALGLKAVFLVTTIAGITGLWPAILADTGATVLVTINALRLLAPVSRA; translated from the coding sequence ATGGCAGAGGCAACACAGACACGATACCGGGTTGAGGGCATGGATTGCGCTTCCTGCGCATCCAAGATCGATACGGCAGTCCGGCGCATGCCGGGTGTCACCGACGTTTCGGTTTCGGTGACGGCGGGCACGATGACCGTGAAGCATGACGATGTCAGCGACCTCACGGCAATCGCCAAAAAAGTGACCGGCCTCGGCTACTCCGTCTCGCAGATCGCCGGCAAAACTGCGCCGGTTGCGGATACCAAGCAAGCCTGCTGCGGCCATGATCACGGCGATCAAAGCCATGACGGCCACGATCATTCCAAGCACGATCAGGCCAAGCACGATCATGCGGATCACGATCACAACGGCCACGACCATGCGGGTCACGATCATGCCAAGCCCGCCGCCAAAGACGCCGTCGAAGGCCTGCACGGGCATGACCATAGGCCAACAAACGGTCCGTGGTGGGCGAGCAAAAAGGGCAGGCTGACGATCCTTTCGGGTGCGGCGCTGGTCATCGCCTATGGCGTCGGCCATCTCGTGCCATCGATCGCATCCTACGCCTTTATCGTTGCCATGCTGATCGGGCTTATCCCGATTGCCCGGCGCGCCATCATGGCTGCGATGGCCGGAACGCCGTTTTCGATCGAGATGCTGATGACGATTGCGGCTATTGGCGCTGTCATCATCAATGCCGGCGAAGAGGCGGCAGCCGTGGTCTTTCTGTTCCTTGTCGGCGAGCTTCTGGAAGGCGTTGCCGCCGGAAAGGCACGTCAGAGCATTCAGTCGCTGGCGGCCCTGGTGCCGAAGGAGGCGCTGGTGGAGGAAAACGGCCAGACGCGGACGGTCCCTGCCGAAAGCCTGGCCGTCGGCGCCACCATTCTTATTCGTCCCGGCGACCGCATTTCCGCCGATGGCGTGATCCTGTCGGGCGAAAGCGCCATCGATGAGGCGCCGGTGACCGGCGAAAGCACGCCGGTGCGCAAGGGCGTCGATGAAAAGGTCTTCGCCGGCACAATCAACGGCGATGCAGCCCTGCGCGTCCGGGTGACGGCGACGGCCGCCGACAATACCATTGCCCGCGTCGTCAAGCTGGTCGAGGAAGCGCAGGAATCCAAGGCACCGACCGAGCGTTTCATCGACCGTTTCTCGCGCTATTACACGCCGGGCGTGGTCATCGTCGCAGCATTGGTCGCGATCATTCCGCCATTGTTTTTCGGCGGCCAATGGGGTGAATGGGTTTACAAGGGCCTTGCTATCCTGCTTATCGGCTGCCCCTGCGCCCTGGTGATCTCGACGCCGGCCGCCATTGCTGCCTCTTTGTCGGCCGGTGCCCGCCGTGGCCTGTTGCTCAAAGGCGGCGCTGTCCTGGAAACTCTGGGCACCATTACCGCCGTTGCGCTGGACAAGACTGGTACGCTGACGGAAGGCAAGCCCAAGGTCACGGATATCCTCGCCTTCGGCCATTCCGAAGCCGACGTGCTGATCTTTGCTGCCGCGCTTGAAACCGGCTCCAGCCATCCGCTCGCCAAGGCGATCCTGGAGCGCGCTGCAACAGACAAGGTCGCAGTTCCCGCTGTGTCCGATGCGAAGGCGCTGGGCGGCAAGGGGGTGACGGCGACGGTGGATGGCAAGGCGGTCTTTCTTGGCTCGCCGCAATCTGCCGGCGACCGCATCGCGCTGTCTGCCGACCAGACGGCCGCAATCACCGCGCTCAACGACGAGGGCAAGACCGTCTCGGTGCTGATCATCGGCGAGACCCTGGCCGGCGCGATCGCCATGCGCGACGAGCCACGTCCAGACGCCAAATCGGGGCTGAAAGCGCTGACGGATGCGGGTGTGAAGATCGTCATGCTGACCGGCGACAACACACGCACGGCGACCGCCATCGGCAAGCAGCTCGGCATCGAGGTGCGCGCCGAGCTGATGCCGGAAGACAAGCAGCGGATCGTCGGCGAATTGAAGCAGCAGGGATTTACCGTTGCCAAGGTCGGCGACGGGATCAATGACGCGCCGGCGCTGGCCGCGGCCGATATCGGCATCGCCATGGGCGGTGGCACCGATGTGGCGCTCGAAACCGCCGATGCCGCCGTGCTGCACGGCCGGGTCGGGGATGTCGCCGAGATGATCGACCTGTCGAAACGGACGATGTCCAACATCCGTCAGAACATCATCATCGCGCTGGGCCTGAAGGCGGTCTTCCTGGTCACCACCATTGCCGGCATCACCGGGCTGTGGCCGGCGATCCTCGCCGATACCGGCGCCACCGTGCTGGTGACGATCAATGCGCTGAGGCTGCTCGCACCCGTCAGCCGTGCCTGA